A window of Bactrocera dorsalis isolate Fly_Bdor chromosome 4, ASM2337382v1, whole genome shotgun sequence genomic DNA:
GCCAGCtcaaatatatgcataaattaggattaaatatttttttttttcacaccgCAGCTTTCCGCTTTCCTCTCCGTAAGCTCGCACACAGAGTTTCTCAACGATGGCAATCGTTTCAATTGTGGCGTCATTGAAGAGGATAAATCGAAAATTGAGCCCTCTGGTGTGGTTGTTGGCATGATTGGTGGACGCTTTGAGGTGCCAGATGTCATGGAGTGGCAGGATATTGTCATAACACCAATGCAAAATACAAAAGCACACGGTTATGGCCAAAATACAAGTGAGTTGGAGCAAACAGATAAACGTATTGTTGGCTATCGTCAGCTTTGGACCAGTTTCTATGAGGCGCGCGATCAACTTTTTGAGCAGGTGTGCGCATTAGACACACCACGCTATTATAAAGTGCCAAATACCAAATTCATATTCGACAATATGCTGATGAAGCGGCGTTACGCCATCTCTTTTGACACGCTGCTATTGGAGGCAAATGTGCGCGGAGCGCTGGCTGAGAAGCAGGTGTATCTGCATGTTGTCGGCTTTGGCTTGGGTGTTTGGCGTGTAGTACAGCATCAATATAAGatatttttggcaacttttGGCGAACGCCTGTTGACGTTAGCGCCGCGCTTAACGCACATCGACGTAGTGCACTTTTCGCATTTCAAAGAAAACGCTTGTGGTGTGCTTTACGACGGCACCGTACTGACGGCGGAGACACATCCTAAGGGCGGCATTAAAATAGAGATAAATAATCGCAATCCCGCGGAGAAATTGGTAAAATATTGCTAAATTGGACATTATTGTCATTGtagtatattatttattcaaaattgtattGCAGCCAGCGGAATACGAAAATGCTTTAATTGTGGAGTCGTATGCGTGGGATGGCAACGCTTTGCCAGGCAATGAATTTTGGTTGGTGCGTATGAGATCacatttgttattaaatttggtttctaattaaattatttccttTAGGGCTCACTAAGCGGTTCAGGCGACCCCGCCGCTGCTTGCAGCACACTGATCGCTGAGCTACACAATCCGcatataaattcaaaattggTGAATGGTAGAAATTTACACGTGGCTTCTGAACGTTATGGTGTTTTGCATATATCAGactatgcaaaaaatattttggagtaAAATTCATAGAGTTGGGAAAACTAGCTTATCCGTAgttatttactataaaaatatattttagtaataacacatatgtacattaatttgCACTCGAATTTAaagtatttgtaataatttttaaataattttaatgattcAAGTGAAAAAAGGAACTGAAATTAACGGTAAAATGAAATGCCGAAATTTTAAATCCGGgttagcaaatatttaaattaagccactgaataaaatttgtttataaaatttacataagctctcaaatattttacttcaaaaGCTTTAAAACTGTTAACATGTTATTTTGGGAGCTCTTATCACAAATACAACCCTGTGAATGCAATTCAgtgcatatttatatgcaacttTTGTTTATCGCACACAAGTTTTTTGTGCCAATAGCGGCTTTTTGCCAATTTTACACTAAACTTTTACTATTAATAAAAcgatttcaataataatttgaaagttgaaaaattgtcGCTGTACGTACAGTAGTTGCAGCCTACAGCCTCACCACCGGCTTAAGTTATCCGGAAAATATGAACATCACGCGTATTCTtggacaaaataataaaatttatcaaaaatttggCGATTATTGTATTACAGAGGCGGAACCAAATCAGTGCTGTATCATTTGCTGCTTCTGTCAGCAAGAACATCACAATGAAAACGTTTTCTGGACGCACATACAAGAGATGCATGACTATGCACCAGCACAACTTTGTATGATGCATGAAAATCCGCAACCAACAAACGGTGCGCATAGTGAGAGTCTTTGCACTACGCCAATTAGTCCGGATGGTACGGCTcatgcaaaaaaatgtaaaacaaatgcGGCTCAAGTGGTAACTAATGACGCACCAATGTATGTCGAAGCTGAGTACCTAGAAAATGTGGCACTAAATGATCCAAACGCGCTTATGGAGCTAACAGAtattacaaatacatttttagaCTTCAAAGATAAGCCGACCGAAACGCAACCCGTTGCAGAAAGTAGTGTACAACATAAAGTGAACATGCAGCAAAGTAAGTTGAGGCAGCACTTTAatagtaaattttaaacttaaGCAAGTTTTATATTTCAGTGGACACCAACCAGTCGGAGAAGAAGCTTCAGTCCCAACACACAAATGGTAAGCTTGAAACCAACATAGATGTCGATAAGCTTACACCCAAGCAATTGCTAGGGAACGGCACactattgaaaaatgtatttcagcAAATGCAACGCGCTAACAATGAATTCAAATACAAGCTCAATAAGCTAACGCAAGCAGTGCAACTAATTGAGACTGAATTGAAGAAAGAACCTGGTAATCGTATGCTAAAGcgatatatgaaaataataccAGATCAGCCTTTCAACAGCCGCGACGAAGTGCTAATTTTAGATGATGAGCTACACCATAGCAAAGAGATGCGGGACGCACTTGTAAGTAGTAATGTAAacatactatatagtataatttacataattttgtatataaactttTAGCACGAAGAAACACTTGCTATAGCTACCGAGAATGCTGATGTGTTTTGTCGTGTACTTTGGCGTTTCATTATGACAGACGAAGTATCCAATCAGTTCTGTTGGCGGGGTGTAGTAAAcgctgaaaaaattgttaaatatccAATTAAGGATATGACTATGCTAGACGTCTTTCAAGGTacagaaaaatttgattttttacaattctTTGTAACATTGTGTTTGCAGGAGTGTTTCGCGAAAAGTTTCCTGAACAAACGCTTAATATCTTCAAAGATCGTACTATGACATATTTCAATAAAGCACATGAGCGTTTGAAGCGAAAACAGTTAAATAAAACGGACGTCGAAAATAATGACAGTGATTTTCTCTGCATAAAGGAAACGTCAAATGGGCAAAATGGCGATTATAAACGGGCGCGTAACGATCAAGAAAATAGCAATAGTGTCGATTCAGTATTTGAAGAAGTTTTTGGTGGGTGAAACTTAATATTTCATGTTGAAATATACAGTAAGCTGCGTATATATTTTAGTGTTTAACAATATTATTCCTGGCGAAAAATCTAAATCCGTCGCAATAAATCATTCCGAACTTAAAGGTTATGTGTAAACTGCAAGATGAGCTTGaaggtattatttttttaataatgtcttaaaacaaatttaaaaatttatgaacacATATGTAAAGTAGTTCGCTCGCCGATATTTAGCGTAGAAAGTAATGTGTAATGGCGGCATATAATACTATTGCgctatataataatattaattacatacattCCGGGTAAAgacaattaatgaaatttaagctctttccaataataattaaagttatttataagacaaaactatacatacatatatttttagaaaagagAAATTGCtaaataaacagttttattGAAGAGTGATGTAAAAAATGGTTGTAACAAAACTTAATTAGCCCAAATAATAATTAGTGTGCTCGGTATCCGACTCTATTCcataatttagaaataaaaacaagaaattttatttttgtacttaaTCGGGGCAAAAAGAATTTATTATCCactaaaatcttaaaaacatattaattgTACCATCGCGTTTGATCTGTTAACAATCAAACATTCACATTTTACAATACTTCATGCATATGCACATAATAATGTAAaatgttatttacatatacagtatagaaaaagtatatatatatttgtaaatatgtatttcaaaagaAATGTCTTAACactaaagagaaaaaaaaacattttttcttaagacTAAACTTGAACTTGCACgaatttctgggaaaaatataatatatttctcaacttcacttctttctttcttttaaaagtgaaatattttgtatttttaaaaggCTATTTTTCCTTATAAACTACACTAGTTTTTGTTATTggtactaaaaaataatattgcaacTACATTTGCAAATGACGCAAAAAagtatagaaataataaaaacagtgtacaaattaaaaacaaaaaatcaatttataatttgttttgttgcaTAGCATTTTAAAAACGCTGCGGCACTAGTCCCTTTGAaccttttagaaaatgttttttcttacGATGCGTCGACAGATTGCACGATTGTTTGAACGAGGCGCCACAAAGCTCACACGCAAAACGTCGCTCTTTACTGTGCACAGCTCGGTGCAACTCTAAACGTGACTGATATTTGAACTTTAGGCCGCAGGTTTCATAATCGCATACATACCAACGTTCACCGTCTTCTGACGACATCGCACTACTGGCGCTTGCCGTAGTGCTATTCGATTCTTTTGGCATTTCTTGGGACATCAAGGCCGCAGCCGCCGCTGCGTTTGACATACCCATTGTGTGTGTTAGGGTCGGTGCACTGTGTATAATTGTGGTGCCATATGAACTTGCTGCTGGTGTCACCTGTGGCAGTTGATATAAGGCTGGCGTAGCTGTGCTTACCTCAACATTTTGATGTGCGACACCAGTTCCGGCACCAGCAGCAACGTTACCAACGGTGTGTACGTTCTGCGGTACGGGCGGCGGTGGTGCCAATGCTAATGCATGCCTTATACTAGGCGGTTCGACTTTTATGTCGATTTCTACGGCATTCGGTTCGATGGCGCGCATTTCTGTATAGTCCTTTGGCTCTTGTTTTTCTTGTGAATTATCGCCACCATGCTCAAGTGCACTACTGGCACGTAGTTCTTCTTCATTCACTTTACGATATAATGGCAAAGGCATAATGTGTGTTGTGGTCGCCTCAGGCTCCATATAATTTCGCGCTTGCTCCTGttataaattttacacaaaacaaTTAAGTCTAAGCATGTTTACACGTGCATTAATTTGTATACAACTCACCTGTTTAAATCCCAAGCCATGCATGAAGTTGTGCTCATCTTGTATATGTTTCCAGAATTGATCTTGTGTTTGTAGCTCCTCTTGGCACACTTGACAAACAATCCAGAAGCTCGCATCACCCGACAAGCAAAACTCCcccaattttgtatatatcttattatttttacttaatatacGTGGAAAACCCATTTTACTAAAACCACCACcaaaatttcactaattttatttaaaaatatacacaaattaaggaaaaatataaattttgtaattcgttgccacaaatatttttgtttatttccatTGACGTTTGCAAACAGCTGATTGGACCAGTGCAGGGTCGCACGAAATGCAAAGTGCTAAGATTGCTAAACACAGCCgaagcataaaaatacataatacacaaataatttataaaataaatagctAATATGGTGACGGTCAAAATagaataattaaatgaaaagaaCTTAATTAAATGCGGTATGAGTTTATATTAAACATGATATATCGTTAAAGCTATCACCATAAAAATTGTAGTTACCAAATATGGCAAccttaaaagctttttttaaattttagcgtATGTTGGCAATATGCTGCTGTAGCATTTCCGCCTTTTTGATATTTCGTTTGCTGATCGTAAAGcgtagtttaaatttttaaacttaagaATAGTAGTTAAATTAAtagtgataaaaatattaaataatgaaataaaagtttAGCTTCGTatcaataacttcaaaacagtGTAAAGTGCTACGTGGTGACACTACCGACGCGAAAATGCCGAATAATTTCGGGCAATGGTTCTCACTATGTATGAAAGTACT
This region includes:
- the LOC105232183 gene encoding uncharacterized protein LOC105232183 isoform X3, with the protein product MGHCEIINSLKFIATACNKCRCMSGHRSVGFLSFAYRTFGIKANMSTFGAEFEEVWPKPGAVIKLTEFGTKLLQKCLKVEKPDVSRIDIKSFIKKSSNFPVEFGTNTCRVISQPKERYPEIEKQIASAYPIIHERVLALYLAFLEHKCKYGNDIERTFYNGMTLTALVQRLLEKRCVVFMGAADSYLLLNGQEGFGGFHDVGTSAESGKLRLKHVLSYDEIKLSAFLSVSSHTEFLNDGNRFNCGVIEEDKSKIEPSGVVVGMIGGRFEVPDVMEWQDIVITPMQNTKAHGYGQNTSELEQTDKRIVGYRQLWTSFYEARDQLFEQVCALDTPRYYKVPNTKFIFDNMLMKRRYAISFDTLLLEANVRGALAEKQVYLHVVGFGLGVWRVVQHQYKIFLATFGERLLTLAPRLTHIDVVHFSHFKENACGVLYDGTVLTAETHPKGGIKIEINNRNPAEKLPAEYENALIVESYAWDGNALPGNEFWLGSLSGSGDPAAACSTLIAELHNPHINSKLVNGRNLHVASERYGVLHISDYAKNILE
- the LOC105232185 gene encoding uncharacterized protein LOC105232185, translated to MNITRILGQNNKIYQKFGDYCITEAEPNQCCIICCFCQQEHHNENVFWTHIQEMHDYAPAQLCMMHENPQPTNGAHSESLCTTPISPDGTAHAKKCKTNAAQVVTNDAPMYVEAEYLENVALNDPNALMELTDITNTFLDFKDKPTETQPVAESSVQHKVNMQQMDTNQSEKKLQSQHTNGKLETNIDVDKLTPKQLLGNGTLLKNVFQQMQRANNEFKYKLNKLTQAVQLIETELKKEPGNRMLKRYMKIIPDQPFNSRDEVLILDDELHHSKEMRDALHEETLAIATENADVFCRVLWRFIMTDEVSNQFCWRGVVNAEKIVKYPIKDMTMLDVFQGVFREKFPEQTLNIFKDRTMTYFNKAHERLKRKQLNKTDVENNDSDFLCIKETSNGQNGDYKRARNDQENSNSVDSVFEEVFGG
- the LOC105232184 gene encoding AT-rich binding protein; this translates as MGFPRILSKNNKIYTKLGEFCLSGDASFWIVCQVCQEELQTQDQFWKHIQDEHNFMHGLGFKQEQARNYMEPEATTTHIMPLPLYRKVNEEELRASSALEHGGDNSQEKQEPKDYTEMRAIEPNAVEIDIKVEPPSIRHALALAPPPPVPQNVHTVGNVAAGAGTGVAHQNVEVSTATPALYQLPQVTPAASSYGTTIIHSAPTLTHTMGMSNAAAAAALMSQEMPKESNSTTASASSAMSSEDGERWYVCDYETCGLKFKYQSRLELHRAVHSKERRFACELCGASFKQSCNLSTHRKKKHFLKGSKGLVPQRF